A genomic stretch from Desulfolutivibrio sulfodismutans DSM 3696 includes:
- a CDS encoding FmdB family zinc ribbon protein, translated as MPIYEYCCPQCDHQFEEWQRGFEEKTLPCPLCGAQASRVVSGSAFILKGSGWYATDYADRKPAVIDKYSGKNKKPACKPVEVPSLAKNPSAPSGPKTPPASGKTAKKP; from the coding sequence ATGCCCATCTACGAATACTGCTGTCCCCAGTGCGACCACCAGTTCGAGGAGTGGCAGAGGGGATTCGAGGAAAAGACCCTGCCGTGTCCCCTGTGCGGCGCGCAGGCGTCCCGCGTCGTGTCCGGTTCAGCCTTCATTCTCAAGGGATCCGGCTGGTACGCCACGGACTATGCCGACCGCAAGCCAGCCGTGATCGACAAATACAGCGGGAAAAACAAGAAGCCCGCCTGCAAGCCCGTCGAGGTTCCAAGCCTCGCCAAGAACCCGTCCGCGCCGTCTGGGCCCAAAACGCCGCCCGCTTCGGGAAAGACCGCCAAGAAACCCTGA
- the ybgF gene encoding tol-pal system protein YbgF, with protein MVLSFAGCRTTGPIAQSSTDFRLQNIEAALVKIQGEVQALESKQAAGDKNWGEVRAKLDELALLLRSRTGEAGAASVQDAPPPWAGQPMAANQAAASKATTGPGEKNAVPYAPPGKSAAQNGKGQPAPPSDVGRPFPAVPPGQTAQAVQAAASVEPTPPPAQKNQEPAPQSPAAELAAAGLSAPAPVSAATPGGNPAKAWELPGPGESSAKAQAAAVEPAPAAVTPAAPSAPPAMPPASSLSPYPAVLPPVGEGAAQTPIPPAAATPVATAVQAAAPAPGRAPTPYAAPSGPAPSAAPAAPAAVAPASGKPSPGEEADYNRALKLALNGKPREASAAFGEFLTRHPHSPLEPNVRYWIGESDYNQGNFSQAAQSFTDVSTRYPGHHKAADSLYKLGMVQEKLGNTAAARTAYESLIKDYPASELTGNAKRKLEQLPR; from the coding sequence GTGGTTCTGTCTTTCGCCGGGTGCCGGACCACCGGCCCCATCGCCCAGTCCAGCACGGATTTTCGCCTGCAAAACATTGAGGCGGCCCTGGTCAAGATCCAGGGCGAGGTCCAGGCCCTGGAGTCCAAGCAGGCTGCGGGCGACAAGAACTGGGGCGAGGTGCGGGCCAAGCTTGACGAGTTGGCCTTGCTTTTGCGCTCCCGCACCGGCGAGGCCGGGGCCGCGTCCGTGCAGGATGCGCCGCCGCCCTGGGCCGGACAGCCCATGGCCGCCAATCAGGCCGCCGCGTCAAAGGCTACTACCGGGCCGGGCGAAAAAAACGCCGTGCCCTACGCGCCTCCCGGCAAATCCGCCGCCCAAAACGGCAAGGGACAACCCGCGCCGCCGTCCGATGTCGGGCGTCCCTTCCCGGCCGTTCCGCCCGGCCAGACGGCCCAGGCCGTCCAGGCCGCCGCCTCGGTCGAGCCCACGCCTCCCCCTGCCCAAAAAAATCAGGAACCTGCGCCGCAAAGCCCAGCCGCCGAACTGGCTGCTGCTGGCCTGTCCGCCCCGGCCCCGGTGTCTGCGGCCACGCCCGGCGGAAATCCGGCCAAGGCCTGGGAGCTCCCCGGCCCCGGCGAATCGTCCGCCAAGGCCCAGGCGGCGGCCGTGGAGCCTGCGCCAGCGGCTGTGACGCCAGCCGCGCCGTCCGCGCCGCCAGCCATGCCGCCCGCGTCATCCCTTTCGCCTTATCCGGCCGTGCTGCCCCCGGTCGGCGAAGGGGCGGCCCAGACGCCCATCCCCCCAGCTGCGGCCACCCCGGTGGCCACGGCCGTCCAGGCCGCCGCACCCGCCCCCGGCCGGGCCCCCACGCCCTATGCCGCGCCCTCCGGCCCTGCGCCGTCCGCTGCTCCGGCCGCTCCGGCCGCGGTCGCGCCTGCGTCCGGCAAGCCCTCACCAGGCGAGGAGGCCGACTACAACCGGGCCCTCAAGCTGGCCCTAAACGGCAAACCCCGCGAGGCCAGCGCCGCATTTGGCGAATTTTTGACCCGCCATCCCCACAGTCCCCTGGAGCCCAACGTGCGCTACTGGATCGGGGAGAGCGACTACAACCAGGGCAACTTCTCCCAGGCCGCCCAGAGCTTCACCGACGTCAGCACCCGCTACCCCGGACACCACAAGGCGGCGGACTCCCTGTACAAGCTGGGCATGGTTCAGGAGAAGCTGGGGAACACGGCCGCCGCCCGGACGGCCTACGAATCCCTGATCAAGGACTATCCGGCCTCGGAACTGACCGGCAACGCCAAACGCAAACTCGAACAGCTCCCCCGGTGA
- a CDS encoding GGDEF domain-containing response regulator produces MTTDTDTLPAGFGFTRPQLVTLLTPDADFAALMQGMWPVSVMQVSHFTRGRRAIETLFNDPPDLLMVDGELSDMPGLDVVSLVKSENVYRQLPVIYVISHEELESGRDWLAAEIDDFLARPLRPAEVRARVLLTLARASRSFDANPLTRLPGNTSIIHRIQELIDRREDFALVYADLDHFKSFNDKYGFSRGDEVLMMTARVIVNTIRSLPGIRSFVGHVGGDDFVFIVPPEVAETACQRLVATFDGIVPSFYDPEDRERGDIRSTDREGHLRTFPLMAISLAVVFNRDGSLKHYGEASQIAMSLKKKAKENPKSCYVLDQRRGDAPPPPSDLPD; encoded by the coding sequence ATGACCACGGACACGGATACCCTCCCGGCCGGGTTCGGCTTCACCCGCCCCCAGCTCGTCACGCTTCTGACCCCGGACGCGGATTTCGCCGCGCTCATGCAGGGGATGTGGCCCGTGTCCGTGATGCAGGTCAGCCACTTCACCCGGGGCCGCCGGGCCATCGAAACCCTTTTCAACGACCCGCCAGACCTGCTCATGGTGGACGGTGAGCTTTCCGACATGCCCGGGCTCGATGTGGTAAGCCTCGTGAAAAGCGAGAATGTCTACCGCCAGCTTCCGGTCATCTACGTCATCAGCCACGAGGAACTGGAATCGGGGCGGGACTGGCTGGCCGCCGAGATCGACGATTTCCTGGCCCGCCCCCTGCGCCCGGCCGAAGTGCGGGCCCGGGTGCTCCTGACCCTGGCCCGGGCGTCGCGGTCCTTCGACGCCAACCCCCTGACGCGGCTGCCGGGCAACACCTCCATCATCCACCGCATCCAGGAGCTCATCGACCGCCGCGAGGACTTCGCCCTGGTCTATGCCGACCTGGACCATTTCAAGTCCTTCAACGACAAATACGGCTTTTCCCGGGGCGACGAGGTGCTCATGATGACCGCCCGGGTCATCGTCAACACCATCCGCAGCCTCCCCGGCATCCGGTCCTTCGTGGGCCATGTGGGCGGCGACGACTTCGTGTTCATCGTGCCGCCGGAGGTGGCGGAGACGGCCTGCCAGCGTCTGGTGGCCACCTTTGACGGCATCGTGCCCAGCTTTTATGATCCCGAGGACCGGGAGCGCGGCGACATCCGGTCCACGGATCGGGAGGGGCATCTGCGCACCTTTCCGCTCATGGCCATCTCCCTGGCCGTGGTCTTTAACCGCGACGGCAGCCTCAAGCACTACGGCGAGGCCTCCCAGATCGCCATGTCGCTCAAAAAAAAGGCCAAGGAAAACCCCAAAAGCTGCTATGTCCTGGACCAACGGCGCGGGGACGCCCCGCCACCCCCATCGGACCTCCCCGACTGA
- the rlmD gene encoding 23S rRNA (uracil(1939)-C(5))-methyltransferase RlmD, which yields MHMEKGSIIDIEVSKLAFGGMGLARVDGFVVFCDRALPGQTVRAEVAKVKKGFAEARLVEVLTPSPKQVEPFCQHFGQCGGCSWQDLDYAEQLYWKREQVIESLRHLAGIAEATVAAAVPSPVTRHYRNKMEFAFAGALHLGLYERNAPGRVCDVTGCGLLSKKGAAMLNAVRDYCRTFGQPAYDHKTGKGLWRHLIIREAQATGQTMVQLITSPRGDAAKAAQGLSDHLAAAFPDLTTFVHSTRQARVALAVGERIESATGQGFIEERLGKTVFRISPDSFFQTNSLGAQKLYDTAMAAAGLTGTQTVWDLYCGSGGIALYAAARAKQVIGVDSSAMSIRDAKASAGENGLVNCEFVKGDVRQSLESLRVKKPDVVFLDPPRSGTHPEVLAALRLLRPGRVIYVSCNPSTLARDAAALVGDYRVDVVTPVDMFPHGPHVECVLGLVRADAASARK from the coding sequence ATGCACATGGAAAAAGGAAGCATCATCGATATCGAGGTGTCCAAGCTGGCCTTCGGCGGCATGGGGCTGGCCCGGGTGGACGGATTCGTGGTTTTTTGCGACCGGGCGTTGCCTGGCCAGACGGTGCGGGCCGAGGTGGCCAAGGTCAAGAAAGGATTTGCCGAGGCGCGGCTGGTGGAGGTGCTGACCCCCTCCCCCAAGCAGGTCGAGCCGTTTTGCCAACATTTCGGCCAATGCGGCGGCTGTTCGTGGCAGGATCTGGACTATGCCGAGCAGCTTTACTGGAAGCGCGAACAGGTGATCGAGAGCCTGCGCCACCTGGCCGGGATCGCCGAGGCGACCGTGGCCGCGGCCGTGCCATCGCCTGTGACCCGCCACTATCGCAACAAGATGGAATTCGCCTTTGCCGGGGCCCTGCACCTTGGGCTCTATGAGCGAAACGCCCCGGGACGGGTGTGCGATGTGACCGGGTGCGGGCTTTTATCCAAAAAAGGCGCGGCCATGCTCAATGCCGTCCGGGACTACTGCCGGACCTTCGGCCAGCCCGCCTACGACCACAAAACCGGCAAGGGCCTGTGGCGGCACCTGATCATCCGCGAGGCCCAGGCCACGGGCCAGACCATGGTCCAGCTCATCACCTCGCCCCGGGGCGATGCGGCCAAGGCCGCGCAAGGCCTTTCGGATCATCTGGCGGCAGCCTTCCCGGACCTGACCACCTTCGTGCATTCCACCCGGCAGGCCAGGGTCGCCCTGGCCGTGGGGGAGCGCATCGAATCGGCCACGGGCCAGGGGTTTATCGAGGAGCGGTTGGGGAAGACCGTGTTTCGCATCTCCCCGGACTCCTTTTTCCAGACCAACTCCCTGGGCGCCCAAAAGCTGTACGACACGGCCATGGCCGCCGCCGGTCTCACCGGAACCCAGACCGTGTGGGATCTGTATTGCGGTTCGGGGGGCATCGCCCTGTATGCGGCGGCCCGGGCCAAACAGGTCATCGGCGTGGACTCCTCGGCCATGAGCATCCGCGACGCCAAGGCCTCGGCCGGGGAAAACGGGCTGGTCAACTGTGAATTCGTCAAGGGCGACGTGCGTCAAAGCCTGGAGTCGCTGCGGGTCAAAAAGCCCGACGTGGTTTTTCTGGACCCGCCCAGGTCCGGAACCCATCCCGAGGTGCTGGCCGCCCTGCGGCTGCTGCGCCCGGGGCGCGTGATCTACGTCTCCTGCAATCCCTCCACCCTGGCCCGGGACGCCGCCGCGCTTGTCGGCGACTACCGGGTGGATGTGGTCACCCCGGTGGACATGTTCCCCCACGGCCCGCACGTCGAATGCGTGCTGGGACTGGTGCGCGCGGACGCGGCGTCGGCCCGGAAATAA
- the dprA gene encoding DNA-processing protein DprA, whose product MGNPQPPVQASPHESCAMPSPAESDHEFKACLALRHCPGIGPKTWKRLFSAFPSAREACRRHAEWTQMRLVDARAAESYARGRYRQAAMAEYDAAREKGLRTVTFFDPDFPDPLRHIPDPPLLLYVVGDVSLLHSPAVALVGARQCSRYGFDAAMRLGRDLARAGVAVVSGLAHGIDRQAHLAGLSEVGGSIAVLGTGIDLVYPDSNMDVWKALAAAGLIVSEFPPGAHPCPGHFPVRNRIISGLSLGVTVIEAAGRSGSLITAKLALEQGREVFALPGPVHLPTFEGCHRLIKEGALLVQNGQDILEALAPRLAEYVRRPPLRAPEDAAPAGSDRSLRERPAVRPLPPSLPPERVPPPAADAVAPAPPPPPPAPPPPPPPAADLTDLERSILRLFSDGARLHMDAVGQELGLASHVVSRTLVGLELKGLVRKWPGMYYGLEQMETPPPCKNSR is encoded by the coding sequence ATGGGCAATCCGCAACCGCCCGTCCAGGCCTCGCCGCACGAGTCCTGCGCCATGCCCTCCCCGGCCGAGTCGGACCACGAATTCAAGGCCTGCCTGGCCCTGCGCCACTGTCCGGGCATCGGCCCCAAAACCTGGAAACGCCTGTTTTCCGCCTTCCCCAGCGCCCGGGAGGCCTGCCGACGCCACGCCGAATGGACACAGATGCGCCTCGTGGACGCCCGGGCCGCCGAATCCTACGCCCGGGGCCGGTACCGTCAGGCGGCCATGGCGGAATACGACGCGGCCCGGGAAAAAGGCCTGCGAACCGTCACCTTTTTCGATCCGGATTTTCCCGACCCCCTGCGCCACATCCCGGACCCGCCGCTTCTGTTGTACGTGGTGGGCGACGTCTCGCTTTTGCACTCCCCGGCCGTGGCCCTGGTGGGGGCCAGGCAGTGCTCCCGCTACGGATTCGACGCGGCCATGCGGCTGGGGCGCGATCTGGCCCGGGCCGGGGTGGCCGTGGTTTCGGGCCTGGCCCACGGCATCGACCGTCAGGCCCATCTGGCCGGGTTGTCCGAGGTGGGGGGATCCATCGCGGTCCTGGGAACGGGCATCGACCTGGTCTATCCCGACTCCAACATGGACGTGTGGAAGGCCCTGGCCGCAGCCGGGCTCATCGTCTCGGAATTTCCCCCCGGCGCCCATCCCTGCCCGGGGCATTTTCCGGTGCGCAACCGGATCATCAGCGGCCTGTCCCTGGGCGTTACGGTCATCGAGGCCGCAGGCAGAAGCGGCAGCCTGATCACCGCCAAGCTGGCCCTGGAGCAGGGCCGCGAGGTCTTCGCCCTGCCCGGGCCGGTGCATCTGCCCACCTTCGAAGGCTGCCACAGGCTCATCAAGGAAGGGGCGCTTCTGGTGCAAAACGGCCAGGACATCCTAGAGGCCCTGGCCCCCCGGCTGGCGGAGTATGTTCGCCGCCCCCCCCTGCGCGCCCCGGAGGACGCCGCCCCCGCCGGGTCCGACCGCAGCCTGCGCGAACGCCCCGCCGTCCGGCCCCTGCCTCCGAGCCTGCCTCCCGAGCGCGTGCCGCCTCCGGCCGCCGACGCCGTGGCCCCTGCCCCGCCTCCGCCACCCCCGGCGCCCCCGCCACCCCCTCCTCCGGCCGCCGACCTCACGGACCTGGAGCGCAGCATCCTGCGCCTGTTTTCGGACGGCGCGCGGCTGCACATGGATGCCGTGGGCCAGGAACTGGGGCTGGCCAGCCATGTGGTCAGCCGGACCCTGGTCGGGCTGGAACTCAAGGGGCTTGTGCGAAAATGGCCGGGAATGTACTACGGCCTGGAGCAGATGGAGACCCCCCCGCCATGCAAAAACTCCCGTTAA
- a CDS encoding tyrosine recombinase XerC, with the protein MQGFVDYLAGQKGYSAATVAAYAGDAAQFEDYLGRRGLTLADPSAVTRDHVRGFLAELHRMRLSKTSMGRKLSSLRGLFRHFLRRRLVAADPLAGVKNPKSEKRHPGALNADQAKSLVEIGDAMDPRAVRDMALAELLYGGGLRVSEAVSLDLLDVDLSRGVARVMGKGGKERLAPVGEAAKRRMLDYLALRGAFSPGPGEKAFFLGSRGARLNRRQAGRILADMAAQAGLPQRVHPHMLRHSFATHMLQAGADLRSVQELLGHSRLATTQRYTHLDLTRIMQTYDAAHPLAAAGPGHAQGRADAAPPTTDGETSGPAAGGRRGRK; encoded by the coding sequence GTGCAGGGCTTCGTGGACTACCTGGCCGGGCAGAAGGGCTATTCTGCGGCCACGGTGGCGGCCTATGCCGGGGACGCGGCCCAGTTCGAGGACTATCTCGGCCGCCGGGGCCTGACCCTGGCCGACCCGTCTGCGGTGACCCGGGACCATGTGCGCGGCTTCCTGGCCGAACTGCACCGGATGCGCCTGTCCAAGACCTCCATGGGCCGCAAGCTCTCCAGCCTGCGCGGCCTGTTCCGGCATTTTTTGCGCAGGCGGCTGGTGGCCGCCGATCCCCTGGCCGGGGTGAAAAATCCCAAAAGCGAGAAACGCCATCCCGGTGCGCTCAACGCCGACCAGGCCAAGTCCCTGGTGGAGATCGGCGACGCCATGGACCCCCGGGCCGTGCGGGACATGGCCCTGGCCGAACTGCTCTACGGCGGGGGGTTGCGCGTCAGCGAGGCCGTGTCCCTCGATCTTCTGGACGTGGACCTGTCGCGGGGGGTGGCCCGGGTCATGGGCAAGGGCGGCAAGGAGCGCCTGGCCCCGGTGGGCGAGGCGGCCAAACGGCGTATGTTGGACTATCTTGCGCTGCGGGGGGCCTTTTCCCCGGGGCCGGGCGAGAAGGCCTTTTTTCTGGGCTCGCGCGGCGCTCGTCTGAACCGGCGGCAGGCGGGGCGCATCCTTGCCGACATGGCCGCGCAGGCCGGGCTTCCCCAGCGGGTGCATCCGCACATGCTGCGCCACAGCTTCGCCACCCACATGCTCCAGGCCGGGGCGGACCTGCGTAGCGTGCAGGAATTGCTCGGGCATTCCCGGCTGGCCACCACCCAACGCTACACCCACCTGGATCTGACCCGGATCATGCAGACCTACGACGCGGCCCATCCCCTGGCTGCGGCCGGTCCCGGGCATGCGCAGGGCCGGGCAGATGCGGCCCCGCCCACGACCGACGGCGAAACGTCCGGCCCGGCGGCAGGGGGAAGGCGGGGACGGAAATGA
- the pyrE gene encoding orotate phosphoribosyltransferase, with the protein MKVRLAQLLLEKSYIEGEVVLTSGKKSDYYFDCKQTALHPEGAYLLGNLFLDMLPENISGVGGMTLGADPLVTAVSVVSQVRGRPLPGFIVRKSPKGHGTNQYLEGMANFAPGDRVVLLEDVVTTGGTLLKVIDRVTDAGLVVAGVHCVLDREEGGADTLAARGFVLRAIFTRRDLLAAGSASHEAG; encoded by the coding sequence ATGAAAGTTAGACTGGCGCAATTGCTCTTGGAGAAATCCTACATCGAGGGCGAGGTGGTTCTCACCTCGGGCAAAAAAAGCGATTACTATTTCGATTGCAAACAGACCGCCCTGCATCCCGAAGGCGCGTATCTGCTGGGGAATCTGTTCCTGGACATGCTGCCCGAGAACATTTCCGGGGTTGGCGGCATGACGCTCGGGGCAGATCCCCTGGTGACGGCGGTGTCGGTGGTGTCCCAGGTGCGGGGACGGCCGCTGCCGGGATTCATCGTGCGCAAAAGCCCCAAGGGGCACGGCACGAACCAGTATCTTGAGGGCATGGCCAACTTTGCGCCCGGTGATCGGGTTGTCCTTTTGGAGGACGTGGTGACCACCGGCGGCACGCTGCTCAAGGTCATCGACCGGGTGACCGACGCGGGCCTGGTGGTGGCGGGCGTCCATTGCGTGCTGGACCGTGAGGAAGGCGGCGCGGACACCCTTGCCGCGCGGGGATTCGTATTGCGGGCCATCTTCACCCGGCGCGATCTTCTGGCGGCTGGAAGCGCGTCGCACGAGGCTGGATAA
- a CDS encoding HDOD domain-containing protein — MAEDLRTERKGLILAVKDLPTLPKVLDEVARLVERSDSSTDEVAKLIAMDQVLSAKVLKMVNSPIYGFPGRISSIQHALVLLGFNVLRGIIVSTSVFEIMSENMVGLWEHSLGVALASSTVARAAGLRDPEEYSVAGLLHDLGKVVATVQLPELKGEIEQAVKARDLMYIEAEKEVLGFGHDRINAWLADHWKLPPNIKEGLSYHHKPQLARLYPDMACAVHVGDFMARVFEYGFGGDDNVPYLQPEALKRLKLKPADVEGILGHLSEQFLEISDLSFA, encoded by the coding sequence ATGGCCGAGGATCTGCGCACCGAACGAAAAGGGCTCATCCTGGCGGTCAAGGATCTGCCCACCCTGCCCAAGGTCTTGGACGAGGTGGCCCGGCTGGTGGAGCGTTCCGACTCGTCCACCGACGAGGTGGCCAAGCTCATCGCCATGGACCAGGTGCTTTCAGCCAAGGTCTTGAAGATGGTCAACTCGCCCATCTACGGTTTTCCCGGGCGCATCAGCTCCATCCAGCACGCCCTGGTGCTTTTGGGGTTCAACGTGCTGCGCGGCATCATCGTGTCCACGTCGGTCTTCGAGATCATGAGCGAGAACATGGTGGGGCTTTGGGAGCACAGCCTGGGCGTGGCCCTGGCCAGCTCCACCGTGGCCCGGGCGGCCGGGCTTCGCGACCCCGAGGAATATTCCGTGGCCGGGCTTCTGCACGACCTGGGCAAGGTGGTGGCCACGGTGCAGTTGCCCGAGCTCAAGGGCGAGATCGAGCAGGCCGTCAAGGCCAGGGATCTGATGTACATCGAGGCTGAAAAGGAAGTCCTGGGCTTTGGGCACGACCGCATCAACGCCTGGCTGGCCGACCACTGGAAGCTGCCGCCCAATATCAAGGAAGGCCTGTCCTACCACCACAAGCCGCAACTGGCCCGGCTCTATCCGGACATGGCCTGCGCCGTGCATGTGGGCGACTTCATGGCCCGGGTCTTCGAATACGGCTTCGGCGGCGACGACAACGTGCCCTACCTGCAGCCCGAGGCCTTAAAGCGCCTGAAGCTCAAACCGGCCGACGTGGAAGGCATCCTGGGCCACTTAAGCGAGCAGTTCCTGGAAATCTCCGACCTGTCCTTCGCCTGA
- a CDS encoding homocysteine biosynthesis protein, translating into MSHEVTKTISEINDRIRSGKAVVVTAREMTDIVGRLGKVKAAREVDVVTTGTFSPMCSSGMLFNFGQEPPVMRASKVRLNNVQCHAGLAAVDAYLGCTETRRDDPLNKVYPGTFKYGGGHVIEDLLRGKAVRLWCESYVTDCYPRAALEKDVTLAGLKTAMLLNPRNCYQNYNVAVNLTSRIIYTYMGPLKPGAKNANFATAGALSPLFNDPYFRTIGLGTKIFLGGGTGYVLGAGTQHDPKPKRTERGIPLSAAGTLMVRGDLKGMNPRYVRGVSILGYGCSLAVGVGIPIPILNEDMAFFTGVSDADILMPVKDYGHDYPQGIPRVLGHVSYEELLSGRVKINGAETASVPLTSLSMSLEVAQKLKEWIEKGEFTLTEAQERIVSE; encoded by the coding sequence ATGTCCCATGAAGTGACCAAGACCATTTCCGAAATCAACGACCGCATCCGGTCGGGCAAGGCCGTGGTGGTCACCGCCCGGGAGATGACCGACATCGTAGGCCGACTCGGCAAGGTCAAGGCCGCCCGGGAGGTGGACGTGGTCACCACGGGCACGTTTTCTCCCATGTGCTCGTCGGGGATGCTTTTCAACTTCGGGCAGGAACCGCCGGTGATGCGGGCCTCCAAGGTCCGCCTGAACAACGTCCAGTGCCATGCCGGACTGGCTGCCGTGGACGCCTACCTGGGCTGCACCGAGACCCGGCGCGACGACCCCTTAAACAAGGTCTATCCCGGCACGTTCAAGTACGGCGGCGGGCACGTCATCGAGGATCTGTTGCGCGGCAAGGCCGTCAGGCTGTGGTGCGAGTCCTACGTCACGGACTGCTACCCGCGCGCCGCCCTGGAGAAGGACGTCACCCTGGCGGGCCTCAAAACCGCCATGCTGCTCAATCCCCGCAACTGCTACCAGAATTACAACGTGGCCGTGAACCTCACCAGCCGCATCATCTATACCTACATGGGGCCGCTCAAACCGGGGGCCAAAAACGCCAACTTCGCCACGGCCGGGGCCCTAAGCCCCCTTTTCAACGACCCCTATTTCCGGACCATCGGCCTGGGAACCAAGATATTTCTGGGCGGCGGCACGGGCTACGTGCTCGGGGCCGGCACCCAGCACGACCCCAAGCCCAAGCGCACGGAACGCGGCATTCCCCTTTCCGCCGCAGGCACGCTCATGGTCCGGGGCGACCTCAAGGGCATGAACCCCCGGTATGTGCGCGGGGTGAGCATTCTGGGCTACGGCTGCTCCCTGGCGGTCGGCGTGGGCATCCCCATTCCCATCCTCAACGAGGACATGGCCTTTTTCACCGGCGTGTCCGATGCGGACATCCTCATGCCGGTCAAGGATTACGGCCACGACTATCCCCAGGGCATCCCGCGTGTCCTTGGGCATGTGAGCTATGAGGAGCTGTTGTCGGGCAGGGTGAAGATCAACGGCGCGGAAACGGCCTCCGTCCCCCTGACCAGCCTGTCCATGTCCCTGGAAGTGGCCCAAAAGCTGAAGGAATGGATCGAGAAGGGCGAATTCACCCTGACCGAGGCCCAGGAACGGATCGTGTCCGAATAG
- the purB gene encoding adenylosuccinate lyase, translated as MIERYTRPEMGALWTQENRFRVWLEVELAVCEAWCELGVIPPEDMEHIRRTADFDVDRILEIEELTRHDVIAFLTAVEEKVGPPARFIHLGCTSSDIVDTAGGVLLTRAGAIILRGMDALLDVLRDMAHRYKGLLMIGRTHGIHAEPTSFGLKLAGFYAEFARHRERVAAAVEGVRVGKISGAVGGYAHLDPEVERLACQRLGLAADPISTQIVQRDRHAAFFTALALLAGGVERLCVELRHMQRTEVQEVEEGFGKGQKGSSAMPHKKNPISAENLTGLSRLVRSNSLAAMEDMALWHERDISHSSVERVIMPDSTILVDYMLSRLTGILKRLVVKADNMRRNMEASFGLFYSQRVLLALIEKGMDRQKAYELVQRIAMRCWNEKTQFPDAVREDSDIAGLLDHAALSDLFNPAYYLRHEDTVFSRIFS; from the coding sequence ATGATCGAACGCTATACCCGCCCGGAAATGGGCGCCTTGTGGACCCAGGAGAACCGCTTTCGCGTCTGGCTCGAGGTGGAGCTGGCCGTGTGCGAGGCATGGTGCGAGCTTGGGGTCATCCCCCCGGAGGATATGGAACACATCCGGCGCACCGCCGATTTCGACGTGGACCGCATCCTGGAGATCGAGGAGCTCACCCGGCACGATGTCATCGCCTTCCTGACCGCCGTGGAGGAGAAGGTCGGGCCGCCCGCCCGGTTCATCCATCTGGGCTGCACCTCCTCGGACATCGTGGACACGGCGGGCGGGGTGCTTTTGACCCGGGCCGGGGCCATCATCCTGCGCGGCATGGACGCCCTCTTGGACGTCTTGCGGGACATGGCCCACCGCTACAAGGGCCTGCTCATGATCGGGCGCACCCACGGCATCCACGCCGAACCCACCAGTTTCGGACTCAAGCTGGCCGGATTTTACGCCGAATTCGCCCGGCACCGGGAGCGGGTGGCCGCTGCGGTGGAGGGGGTGCGCGTCGGCAAGATCTCCGGGGCCGTGGGCGGTTACGCCCACCTGGACCCCGAGGTGGAGCGGCTGGCCTGCCAACGGCTGGGCCTTGCCGCCGATCCCATCTCCACCCAGATCGTGCAGCGCGACCGGCATGCCGCGTTTTTTACCGCCCTGGCGCTTTTGGCCGGGGGCGTGGAGCGGCTGTGCGTGGAGTTGCGGCATATGCAGCGCACCGAGGTGCAGGAGGTGGAGGAAGGGTTCGGCAAGGGGCAGAAGGGGTCCTCGGCCATGCCGCATAAAAAAAATCCCATCTCCGCCGAGAACCTGACCGGCCTTTCCCGGCTGGTGCGTTCCAATTCCCTGGCGGCCATGGAAGACATGGCCCTGTGGCACGAGCGCGACATCTCCCATTCCTCGGTGGAACGGGTCATCATGCCCGACTCCACCATCCTCGTGGACTACATGCTGTCCCGGCTTACGGGAATCCTCAAGCGGCTTGTGGTCAAGGCCGACAACATGCGCCGCAACATGGAGGCCTCCTTCGGGCTGTTTTATTCCCAGCGCGTGCTGTTGGCCCTCATCGAAAAGGGCATGGATCGCCAGAAGGCCTATGAACTCGTGCAACGCATCGCCATGCGCTGCTGGAACGAAAAGACCCAGTTCCCCGACGCCGTGCGGGAGGACTCCGACATCGCGGGGCTTCTCGACCATGCCGCTCTTTCGGACCTCTTCAACCCGGCCTATTATCTGCGCCATGAGGACACGGTCTTTTCCCGGATTTTCTCCTGA